CGCGCACGTCGAATGGCTTGCGCGCATCCCGCGGTAAGATCCCGTAAATTTCTTCCGGCGGATACGCTGGATCTTCGGGCGTTGTGACGTCGAATGCCGCGCGCCGGGGTGTGCCGAGATTGGCGAAAATGTTGCGGGTGATCTCCAGGGCATGGTGGTCGTTGAGTGCCAAATGGTCCGCCACGCCGGAAATACGCGTGTGCACATCTCCGCCACCGAGTTCCTCCGCGGTGACTTCTTCGCCGGTGGCCGCTTTGACTAGCGGGGGCCCGCCGAGAAAGATCGTACCCGTGCCTTGCACGATCACCGTCTCGTCGCTCATGGCGGGCACATAGGCTCCCCCCGCCGTGCACGAGCCCATGACCACGGCAATTTGCGGAATGCCGAGCGCGGACATGCGTGCCTGGTTGTAAAAGATGCGCCCGAAGTGATCTCGGTCGGGGAAAATTTCGGCTTGCAAAGGAAGGAAGGCGCCCCCGGAATCCACGAGGTACACGCAAGGCAGGCGATTCTCCAAGGCAATCTCCTGAGCGCGGAGATGCTTTTTGACCGTCAGCGGGTAGTACGTGCCCCCCTTCACGGTCGCATCGTTGGCTACGATCATCGCCTCGCGACCTTGGATGACACCAATACCCGTAACAATGCCGGCGCTGGGGGCCTCGTTGTCGTACACCCCGTAGGCTGCCAGGGGCGAGAGTTCCAAGAATGGCGTGTCCGGGTCTACCAAAGCATCGATACGCTCCCGTACGAGCAGCTTGCCGCGCTCGCGATGGCGTTGCCGTTGGTCCTCAGGACCCCCTTGCTGTACGGCACGGATGCGCTCGCGAAGCTCGCGTGCCAGCGCTTCGTGGTAGCGGCGGTTTTCTTGAAACTCTGGCGAGTGCGTGCGGATTTTCGACTCGATGCGGCGCATGCGCTGGCCCTTAGCAAAGCCTACCGCCGTGTGGCCACCGAACAGAGGCGGCGCATTTCCAAGCCGGAACGGAGCGCGTGGCTCCTGCGCTTCGCCCGCTAGGAGTGAAATCCGAAATCGCGGACTGGGGCCCGCACGCTGCGCGAGCGCAATGAGAGCTAGAACCGGTAGGTAAAACCCCAAGTGACGGGAATGTGGTCCTTGTCCTCGATGTCGACCGTCGTAAACACGTAAGATGCTTCGACGGTCGCTGCGATGCTCTTGGTCAAGTACACATCGAGGCCAACCCCGCCCCTGGGACTGAAGCCATTGTCGTCGCGCGATATGCGCAGTAACCGCGAGCGACCAGCATCGAGGTGCATGAACCCAGGACCGATCAACGCGTACGGCTGAACTTTTCCGGTGATCGGATAAAACTTAAAGTTCAGCCAGAAGCCCCAGCTCAACAACTCGACCGAGGGCCCGCCGGGCGGTTGCAACTCGCGCTCGCGGTAATGCTGGAAACTTCCCTCCACCGCGACGTTGGGATGCAGCCGGTATCCTGTACGGAGGTCGAAACCGAGTGCGTTTTTGACGTCCACACCGGTGGCGTCGGTGTCGAAGTTTTCCACCGAGTACGAGCCCATGGCGGCCACATAGAAACCGGTGCGGCCAAAATCATCGTCCTGGGCAACCGCGGCAACGCCCAGACTCAAAACGGCAACTACAATCGCCAGCACCAGCCAACCACTGTTGGCCGACAAAATTCTCTCTTTCATTGTCCTTACCTCCCAACTGCACGAGGCCGACCCTCGAAGCCGTGGCAAGTGGCGCTGTTTGGCGCGCTATCACGAAACACGTGGGCGAGCAACAAAGCGTCACCGGCTGGTGACGGATCGGCTCGTGCTAGGGTGCCGCCAGGTGCACGGGCCGGTGATGTTTTCCGGCATGTGGACGCTGTGGCAGAACTACTCGTCTTCAGGACCCGACTTCCAAGAGGTCGCGAGCTTGCCGTGCCAGTTGTTGGATTCGCTCGATCTCGGCTTCGAGATGGGGGACGCCTTGGCGCAGCCGTTCGTGCTCGGCCTCGAAGTCGTCCAGTCGAGTGGACTGCCGCACTTCCTCCACGCGTGCTTGGGTACGCTCGGCAATGCGGCGCAGCCGCTCGGCGGTGGCCGACTGGCCCGCTTGAACCGACGCTTGAGCTGCGGAGTGGACCCAGCCCTCGTACTGTTTCATATCGTTGGCCAGAGTTTCCCGCTCGAAGCGTTCCAAGCCGGGCAAATACCACTGCTTCCAAATTGCGCGCCGCAGTATCCTGAAGCTGCCGCTGTTCGCGCGAACGTTGCGGTCCTCCGGGGCGAGCCGCCCGATTTCGATCACGGAACGCGCCCGTGGAGTGAGGGAAACATCGGCACCGAATGTGGCCACAGCGGTGACCAGTTGATCCCGCGTTTCCTTCGCAGCGGCGGCGAGATCGTTCACATAGCTCGCCAATGCCTGATTCACGGCGCGCTCGAGTTTGAACAAGTGGCCATTGCGCATCCAACGCCGCCGCGCGGCATGCATTTCCTCGACAAGCTTTCTGCGGCGGGCCTGAGCTCCCTGCACGCTGCTACGGGCAATTTGCGCGATACTCGCTTCGAAGTGGTTTTGCCGCTGCCGCGCCTCGGCCAGTGCCTGCTCGCCTTCTTGTTGCACGGCCGCGATGGCGGCGCGGGAGGAGCGGACGTGCCGGTCCACCTCTTCGAAGCGCGCTTTCAATGCCGGCAACACTTCCGTGATCCAGGCGGTTCCCGCTTTGGCGGCTTCGCGCAACGCCGCAACGTCGCGCGCGTTGGAGGCGGCGAACTGACGGAGTGACGCGATGAAACGCTCGATCCCGCTGGCGCTCCGGAGCGCCGGGTTACTGCCGTTCTCGAAGGCGGAGCGGGCGTCTACCAAGTGCAGCTCGTGTGCCATGCCGATGTTGTCCGACAACTGTGCAGCGAACCGTTCGCGGTCAGCCGGCCCGAGGTCGGCGCAGCCGCGGTCGAGGTTCCACACGACGAACAATTTGCTGATTTGGCCTTGAACGCGCTCGACCAGCTCGTGCGTAAAGCGGGTGAACAGGCCAGGGTAACGCACGACCAACACCACCGCGTCGAGGCTGCGCAAGATTTCGTCCGTGACGGCGTCGAAGTGGCGATCCCGGCTGCCCATGCCCGGTGTATCCAATAGGTCTACCTGCCCTCCGAGGGCTAGAAGGTCGAGTGGTGTGGTCACGCGCACCTCGGGAGCATCGAAGGGGTGTTCCCGCATGAAGCGTTCGAGTTCCTCGATGGAGTTCAGGCGGTGGTGGTTTACGAACCAGGCGGTTTCTTGCCCGTAGGTGACGTGGACCGGCACGGAGGTCAGCGGATCGAAGGCAACGGGCGACAGGGGCTGACCGGCAATGGCGTTGATGAGGGTGGATTTCCCCGCTTTGACCTCGCCAAACAAGGCGATGCGGATCCGGCGTCGCGAAAACTCGGAAAGAAGGTGATCCACCACATCCAGGCTACCGGGCGGCAGGAACGCGGCCTCGGCACTGACCAGTTCGCGTGCCCCTTGCAAGCTCTCGCGCAAGGTGGTGGCCAAAACGCCGCAAGCGCGTGCAACCAAGGCTGGGTCGTGAGTGGGCACGGGATTCGTCATGGTGCAGTTCCTCTTCGTGTTTGGGTCAAGCTCGCGCAAATGATGCTGCGGTAGCACGGTGCAGTTGCGGTATG
This genomic interval from Candidatus Binatia bacterium contains the following:
- a CDS encoding propionyl-CoA carboxylase, whose amino-acid sequence is MRRIESKIRTHSPEFQENRRYHEALARELRERIRAVQQGGPEDQRQRHRERGKLLVRERIDALVDPDTPFLELSPLAAYGVYDNEAPSAGIVTGIGVIQGREAMIVANDATVKGGTYYPLTVKKHLRAQEIALENRLPCVYLVDSGGAFLPLQAEIFPDRDHFGRIFYNQARMSALGIPQIAVVMGSCTAGGAYVPAMSDETVIVQGTGTIFLGGPPLVKAATGEEVTAEELGGGDVHTRISGVADHLALNDHHALEITRNIFANLGTPRRAAFDVTTPEDPAYPPEEIYGILPRDARKPFDVREIIARLVDGSRFHEFKARYGTTIVTGFARIHGYLIGIVANNGILFSESSLKATHFIELCGQRGVPLLFLQNITGFIVGKQYEHGGIAKDGAKMVHAVSTVGVPKYTVIVGASHGAGNYGMCGRAYQPRLLFMWPNARISVMGGEQAAQTLLTVKRQQLAARGQTMSQAEEEAFLAPIRAKYEEESSAYYSTARLWDDGILDPVQTRDVLGLALAAARNAPIQPTRPGVYRM